From Phalacrocorax carbo chromosome 6, bPhaCar2.1, whole genome shotgun sequence, a single genomic window includes:
- the JUN gene encoding transcription factor Jun, producing the protein MSAKMEPTFYEDALNASFVPPESGGYGYNNAKVLKQNMTLNLSDPSSNLKPHLRNKNADILTSPDVGLLKLASPELERLIIQSSNGLITTTPTPTQFLCPKNVTDEQEGFAEGFVRALAELHNQNTVPSVTSAAQPVNSGMAPVSSMAGNSSFNTNLHSEPPVYANLSNFNPNALNSAPNYNANSMGYAPQHHINPQMPVQHPRLQALKEEPQTVPEMPGETPPLSPIDMESQERIKAERKRMRNRIAASKCRKRKLERIARLEEKVKTLKAQNSELASTANMLREQVAQLKQKVMNHVNSGCQLMLTQQLQTF; encoded by the coding sequence ATGAGTGCAAAGATGGAGCCTACTTTCTACGAGGATGCCCTAAACGCCAGCTTCGTGCCGCCGGAGAGCGGCGGGTATGGATATAATAACGCCAAAGTGCTGAAGCAGAACATGACGCTGAACCTGTCTGACCCATCCAGCAACCTGAAGCCGCACCTGAGGAACAAGAACGCCGACATCCTCACCTCCCCCGACGTGGGGCTGCTGAAACTGGCCTCGCCGGAGCTGGAGCGGCTCATCATCCAGTCCAGCAACGGGTTAATCACCACCACGCCGACCCCGACGCAGTTTCTCTGCCCCAAAAACGTTACCGACGAGCAAGAGGGGTTCGCGGAAGGCTTTGTGCGAGCCCTGGCGGAACTGCACAACCAGAACACCGTGCCCAGCGTTACCTCCGCCGCTCAACCTGTTAACAGCGGAATGGCACCTGTGTCCTCTATGGCCGGCAACAGCAGTTTCAATACGAATTTGCACAGCGAGCCCCCGGTATACGCCAATCTCAGCAACTTCAACCCCAACGCACTCAACTCCGCACCTAACTACAACGCAAACAGCATGGGCTACGCACCTCAGCATCACATAAACCCCCAGATGCCCGTGCAGCATCCCAGGCTTCAGGCTTTGAAAGAAGAACCTCAGACTGTACCTGAAATGCCAGGGGAAACTCCTCCCCTGTCCCCTATTGACATGGAGTCGCAGGAGAGAATCAAAGCCGAGAGAAAACGCATGAGAAACAGAATTGCAGCATCCAAATGCCGGAAAAGGAAGTTGGAAAGGATTGCCAGGttggaagaaaaagtgaaaactttgaaagCCCAAAACTCAGAGCTGGCATCCACTGCCAACATGCTCAGAGAACAGGTTGCACAGCTTAAGCAGAAGGTCATGAACCATGTCAATAGCGGGTGCCAGCTAATGCTAACACAACAGTTGCAAACGTTTTGA